A single window of Candidatus Planktophila sp. DNA harbors:
- the gatB gene encoding Asp-tRNA(Asn)/Glu-tRNA(Gln) amidotransferase subunit GatB produces MALTYDQVISKYEPVLGLEVHVELNTQSKMFCGCSTIFGGAPNTQTCPVCLALPGALPTVNEKAIESTIKIGLALNCSIAPFSRFARKNYFYPDMPKNFQISQYDEPICTNGFVDVEIETDEGPKSFRIDIERVHMEEDTGKSLHVGGATGRIHGAEYSLLDYNRAGIPLVEIVTKIVPGTGKYAPEVAKAYVAELRDILRSLGVSDVKMEQGSLRCDANVSLRLIGAETLGVRSETKNVNSLRSVERAIRGEMIRHAELLNKGERVVQETRHFQEESGLTRSGRSKEQAEDYRYFPEPDLVPVAPDSVWIETLRQSLPERPSIHRKRLQEAWSVPDKEMAAMINADVLNLVEATVNEGADPTKARSWWLGEISRIANDKDVAISDLAITPADVAEIVALVNAGELTDKLARQVIEGVIAGEGKPAAVISARGIKVVNDDGALMAAIEKVCAEQPETAEKIRNGHLPAAGALIGAVMKETKGQADAARVRELLLGHLLQR; encoded by the coding sequence GTGGCACTTACGTACGATCAGGTCATTTCAAAGTACGAACCAGTACTTGGCCTTGAAGTTCATGTTGAATTGAATACGCAGTCGAAGATGTTTTGTGGCTGTAGTACGATTTTTGGTGGCGCGCCAAATACGCAGACCTGTCCAGTTTGCTTGGCTCTGCCGGGTGCACTTCCGACGGTCAATGAAAAGGCGATTGAATCCACAATCAAAATCGGCTTAGCGCTGAACTGTTCAATTGCGCCTTTTTCTCGCTTTGCACGTAAGAATTATTTTTATCCCGATATGCCTAAAAATTTCCAGATTTCACAGTATGACGAGCCAATCTGCACCAATGGATTCGTGGATGTTGAAATCGAAACCGATGAAGGTCCCAAGAGCTTTCGTATCGACATCGAACGCGTACATATGGAGGAAGACACAGGTAAATCACTTCACGTAGGTGGCGCAACTGGACGTATCCATGGAGCTGAATACTCTTTACTCGACTACAACCGCGCGGGAATTCCTTTAGTTGAAATTGTGACGAAAATTGTTCCTGGCACAGGTAAATATGCGCCAGAGGTTGCAAAAGCCTATGTTGCCGAGCTCCGCGATATTTTGCGCTCACTGGGTGTCAGCGATGTAAAGATGGAGCAAGGCTCACTTCGCTGTGATGCCAACGTCTCTCTCCGCTTAATTGGAGCCGAAACTTTAGGCGTTCGTAGCGAGACTAAAAATGTTAACTCGTTGCGCTCTGTTGAACGCGCGATTCGCGGAGAAATGATTCGCCATGCCGAACTTTTAAATAAAGGGGAGCGAGTTGTCCAAGAGACTCGTCACTTCCAAGAGGAGTCTGGGCTAACACGCTCTGGTCGCTCAAAAGAGCAGGCCGAGGATTACCGCTATTTTCCAGAGCCAGATTTAGTACCAGTCGCACCAGATTCTGTATGGATTGAAACTCTGCGCCAATCACTTCCAGAGCGACCATCGATTCATCGCAAACGTTTACAAGAGGCATGGTCGGTGCCGGATAAAGAAATGGCGGCGATGATAAATGCCGACGTCTTGAATCTCGTTGAGGCAACGGTTAATGAAGGTGCAGATCCAACCAAGGCTCGCAGTTGGTGGCTCGGTGAGATTTCACGAATTGCAAACGACAAGGATGTCGCTATTTCTGATTTAGCGATCACACCCGCAGATGTCGCAGAGATTGTGGCTTTAGTGAATGCGGGCGAACTAACCGATAAGTTAGCCCGTCAAGTAATCGAGGGCGTAATTGCAGGTGAAGGTAAACCCGCTGCAGTGATCTCTGCGCGCGGAATTAAGGTTGTAAATGATGATGGCGCACTGATGGCCGCAATTGAAAAAGTCTGCGCAGAACAACCTGAGACCGCTGAAAAAATTCGCAACGGCCACTTACCGGCAGCGGGGGCGTTAATTGGCGCAGTCATGAAAGAGACAAAGGGCCAAGCAGATGCCGCTCGCGTACGAGAGCTTCTACTTGGCCATTTGCTTCAAAGATGA